The proteins below come from a single Cervus canadensis isolate Bull #8, Minnesota chromosome 2, ASM1932006v1, whole genome shotgun sequence genomic window:
- the LOC122431647 gene encoding uncharacterized protein LOC122431647 isoform X1, which produces MGPCSEDPHLCGPSRLLGFTSFLLSVCSTGVKSSGAHGSGVQDSGAHVPLQGIQGGSVFFHLTKNQEADPEEVSWGFGPESNYRVLLRVSHGADTPTWVSLQDKYQHRVHVPNMMSLRIENLTREDSGEYRARASFTGGRELTQVFLLTVYGTVPLPEIHVKSASITPGWCNVTLECRAPGPTEDLKVTWEIKGLPRELEQRVTSELPSNSWHLTLNLPLSQPAASLTCVVSNQVDQKTATLDLGKVCVSDSPRNSSAKTLPGIIGAVVIMLLILIIGLFLWKTYKKKRKMKTGRGVEFQGDPGDNDGGIQYAELSQQGSGEVTHKGVGKQHLEEKETSTVYSEVYKPERETMKIT; this is translated from the exons ATGGGGCCCTGCTCAGAAGACCCCCACCTCTGcgggccctccaggctcctgggaTTCACCAGCTTCCTCCTCA GTGTCTGCAGCACTGGAGTCAAGAGTTCTGGAGCACATGGTTCTGGAGTTCAGGATTCTGGAGCCCATGTTCCCCTGCAGGGGATCCAAGGAGGTTCTGTGTTTTTTCATCTGACCAAGAATCAAGAAGCTGACCCAGAGGAGGTCTCATGGGGCTTTGGCCCTGAGTCAAACTACAGAGTCCTGCTGCGAGTCAGCCATGGGGCAGACACCCCAACCTGGGTCAGCCTCCAGGACAAGTACCAGCACAGGGTCCATGTGCCCAACATGATGTCCCTGAGGATTGAGAACCTGACCCGAGAGGACAGTGGGGAGTACCGGGCTCGAGCTAGCTTCACTGGAGGAAGAGAACTTACCCAGGTTTTCCTCCTCACTGTCTACG GAACTGTACCCCTTCCTGAGATCCATGTCAAGTCAGCATCCATCACACCAGGCTGGTGCAATGTCACTCTGGAGTGCAGAGCCCCAGGGCCTACAGAGGACCTGAAGGTGACCTGGGAGATCAAGGGCCTTCCCAGGGAGCTGGAGCAGAGAGTGACATCAGAACTACCCTCCAACTCCTGGCACCTGACTCTGAACCTGCCTCTGAGCCAGCCCGCTGCCAGCTTGACCTGTGTGGTCAGCAACCAGGTGGACCAGAAAACTGCCACCTTAGACCTCGGGAAAGTCTGTGTCTCTG ATTCACCTAGAAACAGCAGTGCTAAGACCCTGCCAGGCATCATAGGGGCTGTTGTGATTATGCTGTTGATCCTCATAATTGGACTGTTCCTTTGGAAGACCTataagaagaagaggaagatgaagacTGGAAGAG GTGTAGAATTTCAGGGTGACCCTGGGGACAATGATGGTGGCATCCAGTATGCggagctgagccagcaggggtcTGGAGAGGTCACACACAAG
- the LOC122431647 gene encoding uncharacterized protein LOC122431647 isoform X2, with amino-acid sequence MGPCSEDPHLCGPSRLLGFTSFLLSVCSTGVKSSGAHGSGVQDSGAHVPLQGIQGGSVFFHLTKNQEADPEEVSWGFGPESNYRVLLRVSHGADTPTWVSLQDKYQHRVHVPNMMSLRIENLTREDSGEYRARASFTGGRELTQVFLLTVYGTVPLPEIHVKSASITPGWCNVTLECRAPGPTEDLKVTWEIKGLPRELEQRVTSELPSNSWHLTLNLPLSQPAASLTCVVSNQVDQKTATLDLGKVCVSDSPRNSSAKTLPGIIGAVVIMLLILIIGLFLWKTYKKKRKMKTGRGCW; translated from the exons ATGGGGCCCTGCTCAGAAGACCCCCACCTCTGcgggccctccaggctcctgggaTTCACCAGCTTCCTCCTCA GTGTCTGCAGCACTGGAGTCAAGAGTTCTGGAGCACATGGTTCTGGAGTTCAGGATTCTGGAGCCCATGTTCCCCTGCAGGGGATCCAAGGAGGTTCTGTGTTTTTTCATCTGACCAAGAATCAAGAAGCTGACCCAGAGGAGGTCTCATGGGGCTTTGGCCCTGAGTCAAACTACAGAGTCCTGCTGCGAGTCAGCCATGGGGCAGACACCCCAACCTGGGTCAGCCTCCAGGACAAGTACCAGCACAGGGTCCATGTGCCCAACATGATGTCCCTGAGGATTGAGAACCTGACCCGAGAGGACAGTGGGGAGTACCGGGCTCGAGCTAGCTTCACTGGAGGAAGAGAACTTACCCAGGTTTTCCTCCTCACTGTCTACG GAACTGTACCCCTTCCTGAGATCCATGTCAAGTCAGCATCCATCACACCAGGCTGGTGCAATGTCACTCTGGAGTGCAGAGCCCCAGGGCCTACAGAGGACCTGAAGGTGACCTGGGAGATCAAGGGCCTTCCCAGGGAGCTGGAGCAGAGAGTGACATCAGAACTACCCTCCAACTCCTGGCACCTGACTCTGAACCTGCCTCTGAGCCAGCCCGCTGCCAGCTTGACCTGTGTGGTCAGCAACCAGGTGGACCAGAAAACTGCCACCTTAGACCTCGGGAAAGTCTGTGTCTCTG ATTCACCTAGAAACAGCAGTGCTAAGACCCTGCCAGGCATCATAGGGGCTGTTGTGATTATGCTGTTGATCCTCATAATTGGACTGTTCCTTTGGAAGACCTataagaagaagaggaagatgaagacTGGAAGAG